In the Engystomops pustulosus chromosome 2, aEngPut4.maternal, whole genome shotgun sequence genome, one interval contains:
- the LOC140119775 gene encoding posterior protein-like encodes MELVQNFVKKYASARYQSCTDGSLEEQYKELMMQCKAHNKKLDRKVLSKRGKKERLGNEIMMLIKMKELAEVKEVNWYIQRLQCKESIDRISDSVIDISAKTTSEMDNLQVKVDELSIRNHELDKQLHECRLSSVSTETHTQSLEREIHQKDVLITSLKGQLSEAMAQLCKQGEQIRSLQVQNQTCHKAADVCIVTPGGWSDERNLIPADKSPTLTIQDRLHLCQVIGEWDTNESPIIVSNKFEAVVKQYNLCNKDAWSLLRAWLPGPLAAQLSSTHMGDDDSGADLRRKELQCIMGGRDIRGENTLRKHRFRTGDDPLMFCNKYLTLFRSVYNCPDMSQDDSDFLYSMANQCNVDYTTKIALRNATSLENFINILRDWCQESNNRGEPSGYLSTEYRARRTRYVRYCYGCGRPGHIKRFCDVNNANHRKHYNSLHAEIDAIEPETIEEAMTSSGSSHTETCNKVVG; translated from the exons ATGGAACTTGTTCAAAACTTTGTGAAAAAGTATGCGTCTGCTAGATACCAGTCATGTACAGATGGTTCACTAGAGGAGCAATATAAGGAGCTGATGATGCAGTGTAAGGCCCATAATAAGAAGTTAGATAGGAAAGTGCTCAGTAAGAGAGGGAAGAAAGAAAGGTTGGGCAATGAAATTATGATGTTAATCAAGATGAAAGAATTGGCTGAGGTAAAGGAAGTAAATTGGTACATACAAAGGCTCCAATGTAAGGAAAGTATAGACAGAATCAGtgactctgtgattgacatttctGCTAAAACAACTAGTGAGATGGATAATCTACAAGTAAAGGTGGATGAGCTGTCTATAAGAAATCATGAGTTGGATAAGCAGCTACATGAGTGTAGATTGAGTTCTGTGTCTACTGAAACTCATACACAGTCCTTAGAAAGGGAGATACATCAGAAGGACGTGTTAATTACCTCACTAAAGGGTCAGTTGTCTGAAGCAATGGCCCAACTGTGTAAACAAGGAGAACAGATCCGGTCCCTCCAAGTACAGAACCAGACATGCcataaagcagcagatgtctgcattGTCACACCTGGGGGTTGGAGTGATGAACGCAATCTAATACCTGCAGATAAATCTCCAACACTCACCATCCAGGATAGACTACATCTGTGTCAGGTCATTGGAGAATGGGATACAAATGAATCACCAATAATTGTATCCAATAAATTTGAAGCTGTGGTGAAGCAATACAACTTGTGTAATAAGGATGCCTGGTCTCTGCTCCGAGCATGGCTTCCTGGGCCTCTGGCCGCACAGTTGTCGTCTACACACATGGGAGATGATGATAGTGGTGCAGACTTAAGAAGGAAGGAACTGCAGTGTATCATGGGAGGGAGAGACATAAGGGGTGAGAATACCCTGAGGAAACATAGGTTCAGGACAGGTGATGACCCCCTTATGTTCTGTAACAAGTACCTGACCTTATTTAGGAGTGTTTACAACTGCCCCGATATGTCTCAGGATGACTCTGATTTCCTCTATTCAATGGCAAATCAGTGTAATGTGGATTACACCACAAAAATTGCCCTGAGGAATGCTACATCCCTAGAGAACTTTATTAATATACTCAGGGACTGGTGTCAGGAGTCTAACAATAGGGGTGAACCATCAGGATATCTGTCTACAGAGTACAGAGCTAGGAGGACAAGATATGTCCGGTATTGCTATGGATGTGGGAGGCCAGGACATATTAAACGTTTCTGTGATGTAAATAATGCAAACCATAGGAAACATTATAATTCATTGCATGCAGAAATTGATGCCATTGAGCCTGAGACCATTGAGGAGGCCATGACATCTTCTGGAAGTAGCcacacagagacat gCAACAAGGTGGTTGGCTGA
- the FAM124A gene encoding protein FAM124A isoform X2, whose product MEKTGEDDCEDSGAETGGSDYSRMSSTSSELSVDDVQDPFLVSIHIIADPGESRCLQGAIDKILAWIHPDLQLFRVSERRTSKKRKLKQSSTSQPALAVILFLQEEYGEDQILQVHKCFQKPPWQFHHTDRVHGKFLPYMPCNQDFFTLTNGTPLWAIRQVHYGKEIIRFTIYCSYENFTDMMKMYELILKKSVWKKKADFCVFPIYSNMDIDIEFSLKRLLKGQTPVPLDSSLLEFRVKDFGQLVPLLPNQCSPISEGRWQTEDHDGNKILLQVHRLTRKLIWKHQRYLSKNSAGTTPFISMIPHSHKNRYDKNGMKMNNAKPPGLRSPVQTIPKNPADINSSSKSLPQWFQRSKSLVCLPTLNSFPSCESFPFSEPLHVYQHDPHPSGWRSSPRINIDDLEGVQETDVDTGMKLSSSDLSVVSAYSPLDGLSSDLEASLPSPGESNPEKPSPRNKLCELSYESFTSVSERSSCSLVSSVYPSGSGCNSMTESQNDTESHYQHNMEITKHQPEAETFEEEEFYI is encoded by the exons GTGAGCTCTCTGTAGATGACGTCCAAGACCCATTCCTCGTCAGCATCCATATTATTGCAGACCCCGGCGAGTCTAGATGTCTCCAAGGAGCCATTGACAAAATCCTAGCCTGGATCCACCCTGATCTCCAATTGTTTCGTGTCTCTGAAAGAAGGACATCTAAGAAAAGGAAACTGAAGCAGAGCTCTACCTCGCAGCCGGCTCTCGCAGTCATCTTATTTTTGCAGGAGGAATATGGGGAAGATCAAATCTTGCAAGTTCACAAATGCTTCCAGAAACCTCCATGGCAGTTCCATCACACCGACCGTGTTCATGGAAAATTCCTCCCTTATATGCCGTGTAACCAAGACTTTTTCACTTTGACAAACGGAACTCCTCTATGGGCCATCCGCCAGGTGCATTATGGGAAGGAAATCATCCGttttactatatactgcagttacGAGAACTTTACTGACATGATGAAGATGTATGAACTCATACTGAAGAAATCTGTGTGGAAGAAAAAAGCTGATTTTTGCGTATTTCCAATTTACTCCAATATGGACATTGATATAGAATTTTCTTTAAAGAGGCTTCTTAAGGGGCAGACTCCTGTACCCCTAGACTCCTCTTTACTGGAGTTTAGAGTGAAAGACTTTGGTCAACTTGTTCCTCTTTTGCCCAACCAGTGCAGCCCCATCAGTGAAGGAAGATGGCAGACAGAAGATCATGATGGCAATAAAATACTACTGCAG GTTCATCGCTTGACCAGGAAGTTAATCTGGAAACATCAAAGATATTTATCCAAAAACTCAGCAGGAACAACTCCATTTATAAGTATGATTCCTCACAGCCACAAAAACAGATATGACAAAAACGGGATGAAAATGAATAATGCAAAACCCCCGGGACTTAGATCTCCTGTTCAAACCATCCCCAAAAACCCAGCTGACATCAACTCAAGTTCAAAGAGCCTCCCGCAATGGTTCCAGAGAAGCAAGTCCTTGGTCTGTCTACCAACGCTGAACTCCTTCCCATCATGCGAGTCTTTCCCTTTCAGTGAGCCCCTTCATGTTTATCAGCACGACCCTCATCcatctggatggaggagcagcccAAGGATCAATATTGATGACCTGGAGGGGGTACAAGAGACTGACGTGGACACAGGAATGAAGCTTTCGAGCTCAGACCTGTCCGTGGTGTCGGCCTATTCGCCCCTCGATGGACTCTCTAGTGACTTAGAAGCGTCGCTCCCTTCACCTGGAGAATCTAACCCGGAGAAACCCTCTCCAAGGAATAAGCTCTGTGAGCTTTCTTATGAGTCCTTCACCTCCGTTTCTGAAAGATCCTCCTGCTCCTTGGTGTCTTCAGTGTATCCCAGTGGATCAGGATGCAATTCAATGACAGAGTCCCAGAATGACACTGAAAGCCATTATCAGCATAACATGGAGATCACCAAGCATCAGCCAGAGGCCGAGACCTTCGAAGAGGAGGAGTTTTATATCTGA
- the FAM124A gene encoding protein FAM124A isoform X1 gives MEKTGEDDCEDSGAETGGSDYSRMSSTSSELSVDDVQDPFLVSIHIIADPGESRCLQGAIDKILAWIHPDLQLFRVSERRTSKKRKLKQSSTSQPALAVILFLQEEYGEDQILQVHKCFQKPPWQFHHTDRVHGKFLPYMPCNQDFFTLTNGTPLWAIRQVHYGKEIIRFTIYCSYENFTDMMKMYELILKKSVWKKKADFCVFPIYSNMDIDIEFSLKRLLKGQTPVPLDSSLLEFRVKDFGQLVPLLPNQCSPISEGRWQTEDHDGNKILLQQVHRLTRKLIWKHQRYLSKNSAGTTPFISMIPHSHKNRYDKNGMKMNNAKPPGLRSPVQTIPKNPADINSSSKSLPQWFQRSKSLVCLPTLNSFPSCESFPFSEPLHVYQHDPHPSGWRSSPRINIDDLEGVQETDVDTGMKLSSSDLSVVSAYSPLDGLSSDLEASLPSPGESNPEKPSPRNKLCELSYESFTSVSERSSCSLVSSVYPSGSGCNSMTESQNDTESHYQHNMEITKHQPEAETFEEEEFYI, from the exons GTGAGCTCTCTGTAGATGACGTCCAAGACCCATTCCTCGTCAGCATCCATATTATTGCAGACCCCGGCGAGTCTAGATGTCTCCAAGGAGCCATTGACAAAATCCTAGCCTGGATCCACCCTGATCTCCAATTGTTTCGTGTCTCTGAAAGAAGGACATCTAAGAAAAGGAAACTGAAGCAGAGCTCTACCTCGCAGCCGGCTCTCGCAGTCATCTTATTTTTGCAGGAGGAATATGGGGAAGATCAAATCTTGCAAGTTCACAAATGCTTCCAGAAACCTCCATGGCAGTTCCATCACACCGACCGTGTTCATGGAAAATTCCTCCCTTATATGCCGTGTAACCAAGACTTTTTCACTTTGACAAACGGAACTCCTCTATGGGCCATCCGCCAGGTGCATTATGGGAAGGAAATCATCCGttttactatatactgcagttacGAGAACTTTACTGACATGATGAAGATGTATGAACTCATACTGAAGAAATCTGTGTGGAAGAAAAAAGCTGATTTTTGCGTATTTCCAATTTACTCCAATATGGACATTGATATAGAATTTTCTTTAAAGAGGCTTCTTAAGGGGCAGACTCCTGTACCCCTAGACTCCTCTTTACTGGAGTTTAGAGTGAAAGACTTTGGTCAACTTGTTCCTCTTTTGCCCAACCAGTGCAGCCCCATCAGTGAAGGAAGATGGCAGACAGAAGATCATGATGGCAATAAAATACTACTGCAG CAGGTTCATCGCTTGACCAGGAAGTTAATCTGGAAACATCAAAGATATTTATCCAAAAACTCAGCAGGAACAACTCCATTTATAAGTATGATTCCTCACAGCCACAAAAACAGATATGACAAAAACGGGATGAAAATGAATAATGCAAAACCCCCGGGACTTAGATCTCCTGTTCAAACCATCCCCAAAAACCCAGCTGACATCAACTCAAGTTCAAAGAGCCTCCCGCAATGGTTCCAGAGAAGCAAGTCCTTGGTCTGTCTACCAACGCTGAACTCCTTCCCATCATGCGAGTCTTTCCCTTTCAGTGAGCCCCTTCATGTTTATCAGCACGACCCTCATCcatctggatggaggagcagcccAAGGATCAATATTGATGACCTGGAGGGGGTACAAGAGACTGACGTGGACACAGGAATGAAGCTTTCGAGCTCAGACCTGTCCGTGGTGTCGGCCTATTCGCCCCTCGATGGACTCTCTAGTGACTTAGAAGCGTCGCTCCCTTCACCTGGAGAATCTAACCCGGAGAAACCCTCTCCAAGGAATAAGCTCTGTGAGCTTTCTTATGAGTCCTTCACCTCCGTTTCTGAAAGATCCTCCTGCTCCTTGGTGTCTTCAGTGTATCCCAGTGGATCAGGATGCAATTCAATGACAGAGTCCCAGAATGACACTGAAAGCCATTATCAGCATAACATGGAGATCACCAAGCATCAGCCAGAGGCCGAGACCTTCGAAGAGGAGGAGTTTTATATCTGA
- the FAM124A gene encoding protein FAM124A isoform X3: MTARTRELRPGGELSVDDVQDPFLVSIHIIADPGESRCLQGAIDKILAWIHPDLQLFRVSERRTSKKRKLKQSSTSQPALAVILFLQEEYGEDQILQVHKCFQKPPWQFHHTDRVHGKFLPYMPCNQDFFTLTNGTPLWAIRQVHYGKEIIRFTIYCSYENFTDMMKMYELILKKSVWKKKADFCVFPIYSNMDIDIEFSLKRLLKGQTPVPLDSSLLEFRVKDFGQLVPLLPNQCSPISEGRWQTEDHDGNKILLQQVHRLTRKLIWKHQRYLSKNSAGTTPFISMIPHSHKNRYDKNGMKMNNAKPPGLRSPVQTIPKNPADINSSSKSLPQWFQRSKSLVCLPTLNSFPSCESFPFSEPLHVYQHDPHPSGWRSSPRINIDDLEGVQETDVDTGMKLSSSDLSVVSAYSPLDGLSSDLEASLPSPGESNPEKPSPRNKLCELSYESFTSVSERSSCSLVSSVYPSGSGCNSMTESQNDTESHYQHNMEITKHQPEAETFEEEEFYI, encoded by the exons GTGAGCTCTCTGTAGATGACGTCCAAGACCCATTCCTCGTCAGCATCCATATTATTGCAGACCCCGGCGAGTCTAGATGTCTCCAAGGAGCCATTGACAAAATCCTAGCCTGGATCCACCCTGATCTCCAATTGTTTCGTGTCTCTGAAAGAAGGACATCTAAGAAAAGGAAACTGAAGCAGAGCTCTACCTCGCAGCCGGCTCTCGCAGTCATCTTATTTTTGCAGGAGGAATATGGGGAAGATCAAATCTTGCAAGTTCACAAATGCTTCCAGAAACCTCCATGGCAGTTCCATCACACCGACCGTGTTCATGGAAAATTCCTCCCTTATATGCCGTGTAACCAAGACTTTTTCACTTTGACAAACGGAACTCCTCTATGGGCCATCCGCCAGGTGCATTATGGGAAGGAAATCATCCGttttactatatactgcagttacGAGAACTTTACTGACATGATGAAGATGTATGAACTCATACTGAAGAAATCTGTGTGGAAGAAAAAAGCTGATTTTTGCGTATTTCCAATTTACTCCAATATGGACATTGATATAGAATTTTCTTTAAAGAGGCTTCTTAAGGGGCAGACTCCTGTACCCCTAGACTCCTCTTTACTGGAGTTTAGAGTGAAAGACTTTGGTCAACTTGTTCCTCTTTTGCCCAACCAGTGCAGCCCCATCAGTGAAGGAAGATGGCAGACAGAAGATCATGATGGCAATAAAATACTACTGCAG CAGGTTCATCGCTTGACCAGGAAGTTAATCTGGAAACATCAAAGATATTTATCCAAAAACTCAGCAGGAACAACTCCATTTATAAGTATGATTCCTCACAGCCACAAAAACAGATATGACAAAAACGGGATGAAAATGAATAATGCAAAACCCCCGGGACTTAGATCTCCTGTTCAAACCATCCCCAAAAACCCAGCTGACATCAACTCAAGTTCAAAGAGCCTCCCGCAATGGTTCCAGAGAAGCAAGTCCTTGGTCTGTCTACCAACGCTGAACTCCTTCCCATCATGCGAGTCTTTCCCTTTCAGTGAGCCCCTTCATGTTTATCAGCACGACCCTCATCcatctggatggaggagcagcccAAGGATCAATATTGATGACCTGGAGGGGGTACAAGAGACTGACGTGGACACAGGAATGAAGCTTTCGAGCTCAGACCTGTCCGTGGTGTCGGCCTATTCGCCCCTCGATGGACTCTCTAGTGACTTAGAAGCGTCGCTCCCTTCACCTGGAGAATCTAACCCGGAGAAACCCTCTCCAAGGAATAAGCTCTGTGAGCTTTCTTATGAGTCCTTCACCTCCGTTTCTGAAAGATCCTCCTGCTCCTTGGTGTCTTCAGTGTATCCCAGTGGATCAGGATGCAATTCAATGACAGAGTCCCAGAATGACACTGAAAGCCATTATCAGCATAACATGGAGATCACCAAGCATCAGCCAGAGGCCGAGACCTTCGAAGAGGAGGAGTTTTATATCTGA